Below is a genomic region from Myxococcus fulvus.
GTCCGGGGGCTGGGACAAGCAGGTGCACCTCTTCACCGAGGGGCACGAGGCCGCGCGAGGCTCGTACGGCTTCGACTGGTCCGTGCGCCGCGTGCGCTTCAGCCCGGATGGGCGCAGGGTCGGCGTGGCCGCGTGGACGCCGCAGGTGGCCAGCAGCTCCGGTGAGAGCGACCCGTCCGCGGTGCTGCTCGACGTGGGCTACGTCGACGGCGCCACCGTGGTTCCTCCCGGGGCGCCCGTCGCCCCGTAGCGCGAAGGCGTGAGCGCCACCTCGAGGCTCATGCCGTTCGGACGCTCCCGGCGCCGCGTTGGCGCTACCCCGCTCAGTAGTTGAAGAAGATGTGCTCGCGGGGCACGCCGCGCTCACGCAGCGCCTCGATGACGCCCTTGGACATGCCGGGTTGTCCGCAGACGAAGGCGCGGGCGTCCGCGACGGCCTCTTCGCCCAGGTGCGTCTGCACGTAGCCGGTGAGCCCCTGCCAGCCGCTGGCGCCGGGCTGGCTGACGGTGCGCACCACCTGCACGCCGCCCTCCTCCCACGTGTGCAGCTCGCCCTGGTACGCGAAGGCCCCGGGCGTGCGCGCGCCGAAGTAGAGCTTCACGCGGCCGAAGAGCGCGCGGTCCCGGCGCACGGTGGCGATGACGGGCCGGATGGCGGAGATGCCGGAGCCGGTGGCGAACAGCAGCACGTCATGCCCGCGCGCGCGCTCCACGGGGAAGCCCTTGCCCTCGGGCGCGGACACCTGCACCCGCGCGCCGAGCGGCAGACGGATGAGCGCGTCGGGCAGC
It encodes:
- a CDS encoding NAD-binding oxidoreductase codes for the protein MPDWHPATVTARTPAADGLTDLVLDIQGTPLVGTHAHPGQYVRMSLPGLQPGIFAIASPPEAQGLRWEFLLKDGSPLPDALIRLPLGARVQVSAPEGKGFPVERARGHDVLLFATGSGISAIRPVIATVRRDRALFGRVKLYFGARTPGAFAYQGELHTWEEGGVQVVRTVSQPGASGWQGLTGYVQTHLGEEAVADARAFVCGQPGMSKGVIEALRERGVPREHIFFNY